A single window of Psychromonas ingrahamii 37 DNA harbors:
- a CDS encoding histidine phosphatase family protein: MLVRYLLLFFIISSGSVQSVFAATNVDPIMDKLREIDANVLFIRHAIAPGFGDPDNFVINQCNTQRNLDAAGRSQAIALGQKLKQSNIVVDKVYSSYWCRCLETAKLLQLGVVVKFAGLNSFFEEHADRNQTLKLLQEKLSELDQNSLTLMVTHQVVIQAVSGIGVSSGGGVAYNTRTRKAVRVAIE; this comes from the coding sequence ATGCTAGTGCGTTATTTATTATTATTTTTTATCATATCATCGGGTAGTGTGCAGAGCGTCTTCGCCGCCACAAATGTCGATCCCATTATGGATAAGCTGAGGGAAATCGATGCCAACGTATTATTTATACGCCATGCTATTGCTCCAGGTTTTGGTGATCCTGATAATTTTGTTATTAACCAGTGCAATACACAGCGAAATCTGGATGCTGCTGGCCGAAGTCAAGCTATCGCATTAGGGCAGAAATTAAAGCAGTCGAATATAGTGGTTGATAAAGTTTATTCAAGCTATTGGTGTCGTTGCCTCGAAACCGCCAAACTTTTACAACTTGGCGTAGTTGTAAAATTTGCTGGACTTAACTCATTTTTTGAAGAGCATGCTGATCGTAATCAAACACTCAAGTTGCTCCAAGAAAAGCTTTCAGAACTCGACCAAAATAGTCTTACACTGATGGTTACACATCAAGTGGTGATCCAGGCGGTGTCTGGGATTGGGGTTTCGTCTGGAGGAGGGGTTGCCTATAACACTCGAACGCGCAAGGCAGTTAGAGTTGCGATCGAATGA